In Musa acuminata AAA Group cultivar baxijiao chromosome BXJ3-9, Cavendish_Baxijiao_AAA, whole genome shotgun sequence, a single genomic region encodes these proteins:
- the LOC103998007 gene encoding uncharacterized protein LOC103998007 isoform X2, which yields MGVNRPWGPCGLLQGIRGVQLVDQSTYGREDSLRCGELDFSTCEGPEIVGSSRRLVIRRIWQQRPSCLRPIHCSLHGDQNIAETIANVITSLPFIVLGLQAPRKNLNAALYANSLIGVGIASSLYHSSRGQARRFLRWADYTMIATTTVCLSRAVRNENPRLLMAASTILLPFQPFMVSAMHTGLMEVAFARRALIKPELRMAHNLHTLSSLLGGALFVADDFFPETPYIHAAWHLAAAVGVGTCNKLLE from the exons ATGGGTGTAAATCGACCTTGGGGTCCCTGTGGGTTGCTACAGGGGATTCGTGGAGTGCAGCTGGTGGATCAGTCAACGTATGGAAGAGAAGATTCACTTCGTTGTGGGGAGTTGGACTTCTCGACCTGCGAAGGGCCCGAGATTGTTGGATCAAGCCGACGATTGGTAATTCG AAGAATATGGCAGCAGAGACCATCATGCTTGAGGCCGATTCACTGTAGCCTTCATG GTGATCAGAACATTGCTGAAACCATTGCCAATGTAATCACTTCATTGCCTTTCATCGTTCTCGGACTTCAGGCTCCAAG GAAGAACCTGAATGCTGCATTATATGCTAATTCTTTGATCGGTGTGGGTATTGCTTCGAGTCTGTACCATTCTTCAAGAGGACAAGCCAGAAGGTTTCTAAGATGGGCAGACTATACAATGATAGCTACAACTACAGTT TGTTTGTCTCGAGCAGTCAGAAATGAAAATCCAAGACTGCTGATGGCGGCATCTACAATACTCTTGCCATTTCAGCCTTTCATGGTTTCAGCTATGCACACTGGGTTGATGGAG GTGGCATTTGCCAGAAGGGCATTGATAAAACCAGAGTTGAGGATGGCAcataacctgcacaccttatcttctCTACTGGGAGGGGCACTTTTTGTAGCTGATGATTTCTTCCCAGAAACGCCTTACATCCATGCTGCTTGGCACCTTGCTGCAGCAGTTGGTGTGGGGACATGCAACAAGCTTCTCGAATGA
- the LOC103998007 gene encoding uncharacterized protein LOC103998007 isoform X1, producing MGVNRPWGPCGLLQGIRGVQLVDQSTYGREDSLRCGELDFSTCEGPEIVGSSRRLVIRRIWQQRPSCLRPIHCSLHVGDQNIAETIANVITSLPFIVLGLQAPRKNLNAALYANSLIGVGIASSLYHSSRGQARRFLRWADYTMIATTTVCLSRAVRNENPRLLMAASTILLPFQPFMVSAMHTGLMEVAFARRALIKPELRMAHNLHTLSSLLGGALFVADDFFPETPYIHAAWHLAAAVGVGTCNKLLE from the exons ATGGGTGTAAATCGACCTTGGGGTCCCTGTGGGTTGCTACAGGGGATTCGTGGAGTGCAGCTGGTGGATCAGTCAACGTATGGAAGAGAAGATTCACTTCGTTGTGGGGAGTTGGACTTCTCGACCTGCGAAGGGCCCGAGATTGTTGGATCAAGCCGACGATTGGTAATTCG AAGAATATGGCAGCAGAGACCATCATGCTTGAGGCCGATTCACTGTAGCCTTCATG TAGGTGATCAGAACATTGCTGAAACCATTGCCAATGTAATCACTTCATTGCCTTTCATCGTTCTCGGACTTCAGGCTCCAAG GAAGAACCTGAATGCTGCATTATATGCTAATTCTTTGATCGGTGTGGGTATTGCTTCGAGTCTGTACCATTCTTCAAGAGGACAAGCCAGAAGGTTTCTAAGATGGGCAGACTATACAATGATAGCTACAACTACAGTT TGTTTGTCTCGAGCAGTCAGAAATGAAAATCCAAGACTGCTGATGGCGGCATCTACAATACTCTTGCCATTTCAGCCTTTCATGGTTTCAGCTATGCACACTGGGTTGATGGAG GTGGCATTTGCCAGAAGGGCATTGATAAAACCAGAGTTGAGGATGGCAcataacctgcacaccttatcttctCTACTGGGAGGGGCACTTTTTGTAGCTGATGATTTCTTCCCAGAAACGCCTTACATCCATGCTGCTTGGCACCTTGCTGCAGCAGTTGGTGTGGGGACATGCAACAAGCTTCTCGAATGA